The DNA sequence GCCGAGGTATACTTAGATCTGGCTAAGGAAGTGATTGCCAATGAATAAGAGACTTGGACGGGGTTTAGATGCATTAATTTCATCAAATCATAGCCTTGATGAAGAAAGCGTCATTGAAGTGGAAATTCATAAATTGAGGGCCAATCCATATCAGCCGAGGAAAACCTTTTCTGAGGAGGCATTGGATGAACTAGCTGAATCCATTAAAGAACATGGAATCATACAGCCGATAATTGCTAGAAAGGTTTTACGGGGATATGAAATTGTAGCTGGTGAACGACGTTGGAGAGCTGCTCAACAGGCTCACTTAGACAAAGTTCCAGTAGTTGTAAAAGAATTCACAGATCAGCAGGTTATGGAAATCGCATTAATAGAAAATCTTCAAAGGGAAGATTTGAATGCCATTGAAGAAGCTCAGGCATATCACCAATTAATGACACAATTTCAGTTGACCCAAGATGAGTTGGCAAAGAAAGTTGGGAAAAGCAGACCACATATCACTAATTTTTTACGTTTGCTGCAACTTCCTGAAGAAATTC is a window from the Microaerobacter geothermalis genome containing:
- a CDS encoding ParB/RepB/Spo0J family partition protein, with translation MNKRLGRGLDALISSNHSLDEESVIEVEIHKLRANPYQPRKTFSEEALDELAESIKEHGIIQPIIARKVLRGYEIVAGERRWRAAQQAHLDKVPVVVKEFTDQQVMEIALIENLQREDLNAIEEAQAYHQLMTQFQLTQDELAKKVGKSRPHITNFLRLLQLPEEIQHYVSRGTLSMGHARALLAVKDSKKMKELASLVMKKKLSVRQLEDQIKEMNTVAKKKKKETKDIYITESEEKLRGIFGTKVYIRPKKDKGKIEIEFFSKEDLERIIEIMTR